One window of Trichoderma breve strain T069 chromosome 3, whole genome shotgun sequence genomic DNA carries:
- a CDS encoding calpain family cysteine protease domain-containing protein: MHGYSSSEESDDPRRPRSQPASSGNNQDQKKKRKKRLPPQQSINKVWKKFSNRKFHKALSVLPFDPVVAPRSGLDRPNELISEGYERAAEECRRKVQKIVKECKRVNMRYRDPGWDLDWDLKYEKGNTLNYIGTNKFEVSRSTLLGSKAVVPKAVKRVHEIFDKPTFMGNVDGSDVKQGGLGDCWLMSSLTALASVKDGVKRCCVAYDTKVGIYGFVFYRDGEWVYSIVDDKLYLKSPCWDSPSMQRDLLQQIDREDVESVYRKTYQTGSKALFFAQCKDQNETWVPLLEKAYAKAHGDYASLSGGWIGEGLEDLSGGVTTELLTSDILDLDEFWDNEMSKVNKEFMFGCSTGLLDYGYGQRDGISEAHAYVVTDARTLKSGQRLVKLRNPWGEIRKGLWEGPWSDGSKEWTTEVQEELGHKFGSDSVFWISFEDLVRKYTHFDRTRLFRDPDWRCCQRWIGVDVPWKAEYHEKFRIKLTKDSPLILVLSQLDGRYFKGLQGQYSFRLHFRLHYEDRPDAEDYIVRSHGNYFMKRSVSVELPDLPSGNYTVYLKVTGQRDQEQPSVEDVVKRESQGRVENEKLAQVGYAYDLAHSKAWEHMDKVAKIRKQRDQQKASSCRQQERRRQWERRHISRDIAKKQKQKNGEKKERRKELKKKEAEEKKRPDVVEPTVEIKQKSEDAEEKDSLAASIDAIDVGKLSLKDINDGSDSDSDEEKKEDVPPISGAPPASEDAADEPKPAADAEEKTEEKTTPAEDAPAVEEESDGDSSDSPVEDWEELYSSDDYTRKPRSFPYPSPAARDDYDTEEEKMPAPWNAVCIVGIRVYSKDDELELLTVMEGGELDGMGTKGQADLDDAQNNAGGVGLTEEAGGSIGLSVE, from the exons ATGCACGGTTACAGCTCATCAGAAGAGTCAGACGACCCTCGTCGTCCGCGCTCGCAACCGGCCTCGTCAGGCAACAACCAggaccagaagaagaagcggaagaagagactgcCGCCCCAGCAGTCCATCAACAAAGTATGGAAGAAATTTTCGAACCGCAAGTTTCACAAGGCACTTTCAGTGCTTCCCTTTGACCCCGTTGTCGCACCGCGGTCGGGGTTGGATCGGCCGAACGAGTTGATCTCGGAAGGATACGAGCGGGCTGCTGAAGAATGCCGACGCAAGGTCCAAAAGATTGTTAAGGAGTGCAAGAGAGTCAATATGAGATACCGTGACCCTGGCTGGGATCTG GACTGGGATTTAAAGTACGAAAAGGGTAACACGCTCAACTACATTGGCACCAACAAGTTTGAGGTTAGCAGATCTACTCTGCTGGGCTCCAAAGCTGTCGTCCCAAAGGCTGTTAAGAGAGTTCATGAGATTTTCGACAAGCCCACATTCATGGGCAATGTCGACGGAAGCGATGTGAAGCAAGGAGGCCTCGGCGACTGCTGGCTGATGTCCAGCTTGACTGCATTGGCTAGTGTCAAAGATGGCGTGAAGCGCTGTTGCGTCGCCTATGATACCA AAGTTGGTATTTACGGATTTGTCTTCTACAGAGATGGAGAGTGGGTCTACTCAATTGTCGACGACAAGCTGTATCTCAAGTCTCCCTGCTGGGACTCACCGAGCATGCAGCGtgacctcctccagcagatCGACCGCGAAGATGTTGAATCTGTCTATAGAAAGACATATCAGACGGGCTCCAAGGCACTGTTCTTTGCCCAGTGCAAGGACCAAAATGAGACCTGGGTGCCGCTCCTGGAGAAGGCCTACGCGAAAGCCCACGGAGACTATGCCTCGCTTTCGGGTGGATGGATCGGAGAGGGCTTGGAGGATCTCTCCGGTGGAGTTACTACTGAGCTGCTCACGTCTGACATTCTCGACCTTGATGAATTTTGGGACAATGAAATGTCCAAGGTCAACAAGGAGTTTATGTTTGGCTGCTCGACGGGCCTCTTGGACTATGGCTACGGACAGCGTGATGGCATTAGTGAGGCCCACGCTTACGTTGTCACCGATGCCCGCACTCTCAAGTCAGGCCAACGCCTGGTAAAGCTCCGCAACCCCTGGGGAGAAATCCGCAAGGGCCTTTGGGAGGGTCCATGGAGCGACGGCTCCAAGGAGTGGACCACCGAAGTTCAAGAGGAGCTGGGACACAAGTTTGGCAGCGACTCAGTGTTTTGGATCTCCTTTGAAGACTTGGTCCGCAAATACACTCACTTTGACCGGACTCGCTTGTTCAGAGACCCCgactggcgctgctgccagcGGTGGATCGGCGTCGACGTTCCGTGGAAGGCCGAGTATCATGAAAAGTTCCGCATCAAGCTGACCAAGGACTCTCCGCTGATTCTCGTTTTATCTCAATTGGATGGCCGATACTTCAAGGGTCTTCAGGGCCAGTATAGCTTCCGCCTCCACTTCCGCCTCCACTACGAAGACCGACCTGATGCGGAAGATTACATTGTGCGATCTCACGGCAACTACTTCATGAAGCGATCAGTCTCAGTGGAGCTTCCTGATCTCCCCTCTGGAAACTATACCGTTTATCTCAAGGTAACTGGTCAGCGTGACCAGGAGCAGCCATCTGTGGAGGACGTGGTCAAGAGAGAAAGCCAAGGCCGCGTCGAAAACGAAAAGCTTGCCCAAGTTGGATATGCTTACGACTTGGCGCACAGCAAGGCGTGGGAGCACATGGACAAGGTCGCCAAGATCCGCAAGCAGCGAGACCAGCAAAAGGCCTCCTCGTGCCGCCAGCAGGAGCGCCGCAGGCAGTGGGAGAGGCGTCACATCAGCCGTGATATTGctaagaagcagaagcagaagaatggcgagaagaaggagcgGAGgaaggagctcaagaagaaggaagccgaggagaagaagcgacCGGACGTTGTTGAGCCCACTGTCGAGATCAAGCAAAAATCTGAGGATGCGGAAGAGAAGGATTCCCTGGCCGCATCAatcgatgccattgatgttGGCAAACTTTcgctcaaggacatcaaTGACGGCTCAGATTCTGATTCTGACG aagagaagaaggaagacgtGCCGCCGATTAGTGGAGCTCCCCCTGCCTCGGAAGACGCAGCTGATGAGCCCAAGCCGGCTGCTGACGCTGAGGAGAAGACTGAGGAGAAGACAACACCAGCTGAAGATGCCCCGGctgtagaagaagaatcagaTGGAGACTCATCCGACTCCCCAGTCGAGGACTGGGAAGAGCTGTATAGCAGCGACGACTACACACGCAAGCCCAGATCCTTCCCGTATCCCAGCCCTGCAGCGCGGGACGACTACGAtacggaggaagagaagatgccgGCGCCGTGGAACGCCGTGTGCATTGTGGGCATCCGCGTCTATTCCAAGGACGATGAGCTGGAGCTCCTGACTGTAATGGAAGGTGGTGAgctggatgggatgggcacCAAGGGCCAGGCGGATCTTGATGATGCGCAGAATAATGCCGGTGGCGTGGGCCTTACGGAGGAGGCGGGAGGAAGCATTGGTCTTTCAGTAGAGTGA
- a CDS encoding high-affinity nickel-transport protein domain-containing protein produces MPLQFPSVRLPPKPKFLHGIPSNSIRIIAILITVNLLVWIVVAIVLHFHPALISPAALSYALGLRHALDADHIAAIDLMTRRLIASGQRPATLVKRLKEVLAQRRAGDGDDLDEEDAAAAQANNQLQLEGGGFMTRLLKVFLKTIDRPWKMYPLGVVFGLGFDTSSEIAVLGIASIQAVQGTSIWLILIFPILFTSGMCLVDSTDGALMMALYTSKAFSRDVVAILYYSIVLTGITVVVSAFIGIIQVLSLAQNVANPTGRFWDGVSAVGDHFDIIGSVLVYGPWRRRVERRNREVFVVGVDEDDVEAEREEALPRALGEQAPNPKTASTRVADC; encoded by the exons ATGCCCCTCCAGTTCCCCTCTGTCCGACTTCCCCCCAAGCCCAAGTTTCTTCATGGCATCCCCTCCAACAGCATCCGCATAattgccattctcatcacTGTCAATCTCCTGGTATGGATCGTCGTCGCCATAGtcctccatttccatccGGCTCTCATCTCGCCTGCTGCGCTTTCATACGCCCTGGGCCTTCGCCATGCTCTCGATGCAGATCACATCGCGGCAATTGACCTCATGACGAGGCGGCTTATTGCTTCTGGACAGCGACCAGCCACC CTGGTAAAGAGGCTCAAAGAGGTTCTTGCGCAGCGGAgggctggcgatggcgatgatctggacgaggaagacgctGCTGCGGCGCAGGCGAATAACCAGCTTCAGCTCGAGGGAGGCGGGTTTATGACGCGACTTCTGAAAGTGTTCCTCAAAACGATTGACCGGCCGTGGAAGATGTATCCGCTGGGCGTGGTTTTTGGGCTCGGGTTTGATACGAGCTCAGAGATTGCTGTTTTGGGAATTGCGAGCATCCAAGCCGTGCAGGGGACAAGCATCTGGCTGATTCTCATTTTCCCAATTCTGTTTACAT CTGGCATGTGTCTTGTAGATAGCACTGACGgggcgttgatgatggcactCTACACGTCCAAGGCCTTTTCGCGAGACGTTGTTGCCATTTTGTATTACTCCATTGTCCTCACTGGCATCACCGTTGTTGTTTCTGCTttcatcggcatcatccaggTCCTGTCACTGGCGCAGAACGTGGCAAACCCGACGGGCCGCTTCTGGGACGGCGTCTCGGCTGTTGGAGACCACTTTGACATTATTG GGTCTGTTTTGGTTTACGGGCCGTGGAGGAGGCGTGTGGAGAGGAGGAATCGGGAGGTGTTTGTTGTGGGagtggatgaagacgatgttgaggctgagagagaggaggcgTTGCCGAGAGCTTTGGGGGAGCAGGCTCCGAATCCAAAGACGGCGAGTACACGAGTTGCGGATTGTTAG